A window from uncultured Desulfobacter sp. encodes these proteins:
- a CDS encoding LamG-like jellyroll fold domain-containing protein, which translates to MLRKKILERMGAALCILILTSNLYADTPTYKVDQMNEVLTVNEGEMLDFSLLPPSDFGPDVQWTVTGLPDDRVFYTVPAFPGAEGFGARASGGRGGKVVKVTNLNREGPGSLAEALMMDQPRIIIFAVSGVIKGEKPTGGWLIPKSARLYTENAPVTIAAQTAPGAGITIEGQLSLTRSDGGEATDNAVVRFLRIRTPYHRNSVGDCISVYGSNTILDHVSGAWGNDENFDLSNLRHGTVQWCGIEESAGYGGPWEVYIDKDEDGMYDFWEAKVINFSTTDDIDDYILDVVADGDLDGDGATNIQEYNNGTNPLVANAEYDPDWDPLYDSDHDGLLDWWEQQVIDADSNDDINDLTDVCPEDDLDGDLASNQEEHDNGTTPLQAPTHNYGMIVGYDAVNLSTHHNFFAHHSRRALLSGVEVLDHRNNVIYNLTTAGIFHPVTMNNQRPGELFKTNYVNNYYKAGPNAPKLNDSKVWVAPWIELGSAMIHDGGSYFDMYDDPSGYLDIFDNSIRIGLATTSTSYEYRVQDEYPSAKVATHSAEKAYGLVLAHAGALPKDAVTRRNVQDIKDRTGHWGKKMPAGGLMEGLTPGIASLDTDDDGMPDSWEISHGLNPNDATDAGRIVKNGESVLTYDGSDVDGTENRYKGYSYIEYYINEIADQLIFKELLANGYNHTDLPGYGIAVNPTVNWTPNYDEAGTYPITITATDGSKTITKQVTITVQDRNRAPYMYSAMYKDDGTSMSSHLTNYVEVGQRLYFEFYAGDIDEFVDGDSYTVEFINAPDGYISEDTGITREDLKGSTVFHVHSFEWIPTPEEVGWRNTVEIKLTDSHGRSYSHSFIIEVSEAEVPIHKIDVASSDHGTISPAETVHAQDGDSRTFTITPDDGYVVSDILIDGVSTGIKHVSMYILEKITEDHTIQPVFVYEPETINGVILDMKFTGNMNDDSGLCNHGQASAESQPTLTADRYGVPGQAYYFDGIDDYIKVMDSDYFNTPVFTIATWVYSNKDWNNSSYILSKNTSGGTNTICMYNAWNNLYACGSGYPRAEGILNDQENEWIHIALVRNLTSTDFYLNGIYQGSYESVPGQDNDNNLLIGAKTGLAYFFHGIIDEIKMWNKALTADQIAGITDYSIVAQSVPICTEFIYSDWGECQPNGTRSRSILNSLPERCSGGNPILTETCTYTAPCGNNVCDGGETCQSCPDDCGVCTACTESDWSYFDGECQTDGTFVRTWTKTNTMCVGGTSYPDTEIISCAEEPPVAAFSADRTSGSAPLTINFSDLSTNSPTSWLWTFGGGTPSTSTSQNPSIVYHDTGIYSVSLLVENDDGQDILTKESFISVEGSAGTDTDLCPNDPLKTEPGICGCGVADEDTDADGVVNCPIKIKADCSTATGVCYNSLSDLQLEYAEKDLISTNKEIDIECYNDWPGGLSDSFILEGWTTDANHHLYIYTPGAERHNGTVKDENDDYTGFAIEATGPIRIRADYTVVDGLIFNLMGNGSHVELGSYNRGGKKSVFKNNIVYNTRYRHIYLGDYQQIQVYNNFFINEDSSYSAYGAIDCGPTNDRYFHEIYNNSIYIDGNFSGIVGGNNYSGLTITNNICYKSGTATTTECFTNIDLDYFSNNISSDSTGNLIETTLDDILFTSTTAGQIDLHLQPDSIAVGSGLDLSSEFSEDIDGEIRDLDNWSIGGDDLLFDEF; encoded by the coding sequence ATGTTGCGTAAAAAAATTTTAGAACGTATGGGGGCAGCACTCTGTATTCTTATACTAACCTCCAACTTATATGCAGACACCCCAACCTACAAAGTTGATCAAATGAATGAGGTGCTGACCGTCAATGAAGGGGAGATGCTGGATTTTTCGTTGCTTCCGCCGTCTGATTTCGGGCCGGATGTCCAATGGACCGTCACCGGCCTTCCGGATGACCGAGTTTTCTATACCGTCCCTGCGTTTCCCGGTGCCGAAGGATTCGGTGCCCGGGCATCCGGCGGACGCGGTGGCAAGGTGGTTAAAGTCACCAATCTGAACAGGGAGGGGCCGGGCAGTCTGGCAGAAGCCCTAATGATGGATCAACCGCGCATTATTATTTTTGCTGTAAGTGGGGTGATTAAAGGCGAAAAACCAACCGGGGGCTGGCTTATCCCAAAATCTGCAAGACTTTACACGGAAAATGCCCCAGTCACTATAGCAGCCCAAACGGCTCCGGGAGCCGGCATTACCATCGAAGGCCAGTTGAGCCTGACCAGAAGTGATGGGGGCGAAGCAACTGATAATGCAGTGGTCAGATTCCTGCGTATCCGGACACCCTATCATCGCAATAGTGTAGGAGACTGCATCTCTGTATATGGCAGCAACACGATCCTTGACCACGTATCAGGAGCTTGGGGCAACGATGAAAATTTTGATTTATCTAATCTGAGGCATGGTACAGTCCAATGGTGTGGCATAGAAGAGTCTGCCGGCTATGGGGGGCCATGGGAAGTTTATATCGATAAAGATGAAGACGGTATGTATGATTTCTGGGAGGCCAAAGTAATTAATTTCAGCACCACAGATGATATTGATGATTACATTTTAGATGTTGTGGCGGATGGAGATCTTGATGGGGATGGGGCTACCAATATCCAAGAGTACAACAACGGAACCAATCCATTGGTTGCCAATGCCGAATACGATCCGGACTGGGATCCTCTATATGATTCAGACCATGACGGACTGCTGGATTGGTGGGAACAACAGGTGATTGACGCAGATTCAAATGACGACATCAATGACTTAACAGATGTCTGTCCGGAGGATGATCTTGACGGAGATCTTGCATCCAATCAAGAGGAACATGACAATGGAACAACCCCCCTTCAAGCCCCAACTCACAACTATGGCATGATCGTCGGTTATGATGCCGTAAATTTAAGTACGCACCATAATTTTTTTGCCCATCACAGCAGACGAGCGCTTCTTTCCGGTGTAGAAGTACTGGATCATCGAAATAATGTCATTTACAATCTTACCACGGCCGGCATTTTCCATCCAGTGACAATGAACAATCAACGACCTGGAGAGTTATTCAAGACCAATTACGTTAACAACTACTATAAAGCCGGCCCCAACGCCCCTAAACTCAACGATTCCAAAGTCTGGGTGGCACCTTGGATCGAGTTAGGAAGTGCAATGATCCACGATGGAGGAAGCTATTTTGATATGTACGACGATCCTTCAGGCTATCTCGATATTTTTGACAATTCGATTAGAATCGGTTTGGCCACCACATCTACCTCTTATGAATATCGCGTCCAGGACGAATATCCTTCAGCCAAAGTCGCCACACATAGTGCAGAGAAAGCTTATGGTCTAGTCCTGGCCCATGCAGGTGCTTTACCCAAAGATGCGGTTACCCGAAGAAATGTCCAGGATATCAAAGATCGCACGGGGCATTGGGGGAAAAAAATGCCGGCAGGCGGACTTATGGAAGGCCTGACCCCAGGAATCGCATCCCTGGACACAGATGATGATGGAATGCCAGATAGCTGGGAAATTTCTCATGGTTTGAATCCAAACGATGCAACAGATGCCGGCAGGATTGTAAAAAACGGAGAATCTGTACTGACATACGACGGCAGTGATGTAGATGGTACGGAAAACAGATACAAGGGATACTCTTATATCGAATATTATATTAATGAAATAGCTGATCAACTTATCTTTAAAGAGTTGCTTGCCAACGGGTATAATCATACGGATCTGCCGGGATATGGAATTGCGGTAAACCCAACAGTAAACTGGACACCTAATTACGATGAAGCCGGCACGTATCCCATAACTATCACGGCAACCGACGGAAGCAAAACGATTACCAAGCAGGTAACGATTACGGTGCAGGATCGAAACCGTGCACCGTATATGTATTCAGCCATGTACAAGGACGACGGCACATCAATGAGCAGTCATCTGACCAATTATGTTGAAGTTGGGCAGCGTCTCTATTTTGAATTTTATGCCGGAGACATTGATGAATTTGTTGACGGAGACTCTTATACCGTGGAATTTATAAATGCGCCAGATGGTTATATCTCCGAAGACACCGGTATTACGCGTGAAGATCTAAAAGGGTCTACTGTTTTCCATGTACACTCTTTTGAGTGGATCCCAACTCCTGAAGAAGTCGGCTGGCGTAATACAGTGGAAATAAAATTAACAGACAGTCATGGACGATCCTATTCCCACTCTTTTATTATAGAGGTCAGCGAGGCGGAGGTTCCGATCCACAAAATTGATGTTGCTTCAAGTGACCATGGTACAATCTCTCCGGCAGAAACTGTTCACGCACAGGATGGTGATTCCCGCACATTTACAATCACACCGGATGATGGCTATGTGGTTTCCGATATTCTAATTGACGGTGTCTCCACAGGTATAAAGCATGTAAGCATGTACATACTGGAAAAAATCACCGAAGATCATACCATTCAACCTGTTTTTGTCTATGAACCGGAGACCATTAATGGCGTTATATTGGACATGAAATTTACCGGCAACATGAATGATGATTCAGGGCTGTGTAACCATGGACAGGCTTCCGCCGAAAGTCAGCCGACCTTGACCGCTGACAGATATGGTGTTCCCGGCCAAGCCTATTATTTCGATGGTATTGATGATTATATTAAGGTTATGGATAGCGACTATTTCAACACGCCTGTTTTTACCATCGCAACATGGGTCTATTCAAATAAGGACTGGAATAATTCGAGTTATATTCTAAGTAAGAACACTAGCGGGGGAACCAATACCATATGTATGTACAATGCATGGAATAACTTGTACGCCTGCGGAAGCGGGTATCCTCGTGCTGAAGGAATTTTAAATGACCAAGAAAACGAGTGGATTCACATAGCCCTTGTTCGCAATCTTACATCTACCGATTTTTACCTGAACGGTATATATCAAGGCAGTTACGAATCAGTACCCGGTCAGGATAATGACAATAACCTCTTGATAGGGGCAAAAACCGGACTTGCCTATTTTTTCCACGGCATCATTGATGAAATAAAGATGTGGAATAAAGCTTTAACCGCGGACCAGATTGCAGGCATCACGGATTACAGTATCGTTGCCCAATCAGTTCCCATTTGCACAGAATTTATTTATTCTGACTGGGGAGAGTGTCAACCCAACGGAACCCGTTCCAGAAGCATATTAAATTCTCTGCCGGAAAGATGTTCCGGCGGCAACCCAATCCTAACCGAAACCTGCACATATACAGCACCTTGTGGCAACAACGTCTGTGATGGGGGGGAGACTTGCCAGTCCTGTCCCGATGACTGCGGGGTTTGTACGGCATGCACAGAAAGTGATTGGTCTTATTTTGATGGAGAATGTCAGACTGACGGGACTTTTGTCCGTACCTGGACGAAAACAAATACGATGTGTGTTGGCGGCACCAGCTATCCAGACACTGAAATAATTTCCTGTGCCGAAGAACCTCCGGTTGCGGCGTTTTCAGCCGACCGAACTTCAGGCTCGGCACCATTGACCATAAACTTTTCCGACTTATCAACAAATAGTCCAACCTCCTGGCTCTGGACCTTTGGAGGAGGAACGCCTTCCACAAGTACCAGCCAAAACCCAAGTATAGTTTATCATGATACCGGCATATATTCGGTGTCACTGCTGGTCGAAAACGATGACGGCCAGGATATATTAACAAAAGAGTCGTTTATTTCCGTCGAAGGCTCTGCCGGAACTGATACTGACTTATGCCCCAACGATCCCTTAAAAACGGAACCGGGCATATGTGGATGCGGTGTAGCAGATGAAGATACGGACGCAGATGGTGTGGTGAATTGTCCGATAAAAATCAAAGCGGATTGCTCAACAGCAACAGGCGTCTGCTATAATTCCTTATCCGATCTTCAATTGGAATATGCCGAAAAGGATCTGATTTCGACAAACAAGGAAATCGACATAGAGTGTTACAACGATTGGCCTGGCGGCCTTTCTGATTCGTTTATTCTGGAGGGTTGGACAACGGATGCCAATCACCACTTGTATATTTATACACCCGGAGCAGAACGGCACAACGGAACAGTAAAAGATGAAAATGACGATTACACGGGATTCGCCATTGAAGCAACCGGCCCCATCCGTATCCGCGCTGATTATACTGTAGTGGATGGTCTAATTTTTAATCTCATGGGTAACGGCTCTCATGTGGAACTGGGTTCTTATAACAGAGGCGGAAAAAAATCCGTTTTTAAAAACAATATTGTCTATAATACCAGATACCGTCATATCTACTTAGGAGACTATCAACAGATTCAGGTATACAACAATTTTTTCATCAATGAGGATTCATCCTACTCCGCCTATGGTGCCATAGACTGCGGCCCGACAAATGACAGGTATTTCCATGAAATATATAATAACAGCATATATATTGATGGTAATTTCAGCGGCATTGTCGGCGGCAACAATTATAGCGGTTTAACAATAACAAATAATATCTGCTACAAATCGGGAACAGCCACAACAACAGAATGCTTCACAAATATTGATCTGGATTATTTCTCAAACAATATATCTTCGGACTCCACAGGAAATCTGATTGAGACGACGCTTGATGATATATTGTTTACATCTACGACTGCGGGACAGATTGATTTGCATCTCCAGCCTGATTCAATCGCTGTCGGTTCCGGACTGGATTTATCTTCTGAATTTTCCGAGGATATAGATGGTGAGATACGGGATCTGGACAACTGGAGTATTGGCGGTGACGATTTATTATTTGATGAGTTTTAA
- a CDS encoding right-handed parallel beta-helix repeat-containing protein, with product MKSALSKAKPGDRILITQGIYDGGFSLGNIQGTKERPIVIAGTDGEFPPVFRGRGEAVKMSQVGYIKIENIRIEKRSGNGINIDDGGNPGQPSHHVILENIQIGEIGQKGNIDAVKMSGVDHFVVRNCKIQGWGGSGIDLVGCHNGVVQECRFEGLPEYRTKNAIQIKGGSNRVLVENNSFINCGERTISIGGSTGKPYFRPQDADYEAENVIVAGNKFIGGEAHIAWVTSRNSHVHHNIFYLPEKYVGRILQETKDSQFILCRKGFFEANMVVTDERVRTFFNIGPNTLPETFSFSGNAWYRFQSDKQPKLPTMEVAGIYDIYPDLLDFGTAEMRIGSKSDKLRNIGPQEYTQWDHGTDFEDILIPDVKWITPSQKADLFSIQTAIWVGLLGFSFLFLTIRWTKKKRRPY from the coding sequence TTGAAGTCTGCCCTTTCTAAAGCAAAGCCAGGTGACCGGATTTTGATCACCCAGGGGATTTATGATGGTGGTTTTAGCCTCGGGAACATCCAAGGAACAAAAGAGCGGCCCATCGTTATTGCCGGAACCGATGGAGAATTTCCTCCCGTATTTCGAGGCCGAGGCGAAGCTGTAAAAATGAGTCAGGTCGGATATATAAAGATTGAAAATATCAGGATTGAAAAGCGATCCGGTAACGGAATCAACATTGATGACGGAGGTAATCCCGGGCAACCGTCTCACCATGTCATTCTGGAAAATATTCAAATCGGTGAAATCGGTCAAAAAGGTAACATAGATGCCGTCAAAATGTCAGGTGTAGACCATTTTGTTGTCAGGAATTGTAAAATACAGGGATGGGGCGGTTCGGGTATTGACCTTGTAGGATGCCATAACGGGGTTGTACAGGAGTGTCGATTTGAAGGGCTTCCCGAATATCGAACCAAAAACGCCATACAGATTAAAGGGGGCTCAAATCGTGTCCTGGTTGAAAATAATTCGTTTATCAATTGTGGCGAACGAACCATCAGTATCGGTGGAAGCACGGGAAAGCCTTACTTCAGACCCCAAGATGCAGATTATGAAGCAGAGAACGTCATTGTAGCAGGAAACAAATTCATCGGTGGAGAGGCGCACATCGCGTGGGTGACCAGCCGCAATTCCCATGTGCATCATAATATTTTTTACCTCCCGGAAAAATACGTCGGGCGAATTCTTCAGGAGACAAAGGATAGTCAATTCATCTTATGCCGGAAAGGTTTTTTTGAAGCAAATATGGTGGTTACCGATGAACGTGTCCGGACTTTTTTTAACATCGGCCCCAATACATTACCGGAAACATTTTCTTTTTCAGGAAATGCCTGGTATAGATTCCAATCAGACAAACAACCGAAATTACCGACGATGGAAGTTGCTGGAATATACGATATATATCCAGATCTGCTTGATTTTGGAACGGCTGAAATGCGGATCGGGTCAAAATCAGATAAATTAAGAAATATCGGACCTCAGGAATACACACAATGGGACCATGGCACTGATTTTGAGGATATTCTCATTCCGGATGTGAAATGGATAACGCCGTCCCAAAAAGCAGATCTTTTTTCCATACAGACGGCCATATGGGTGGGGCTTTTAGGATTCAGTTTTTTATTTTTGACAATTCGGTGGACAAAAAAAAAGAGGCGGCCCTATTAA
- a CDS encoding CapA family protein, producing MGSKTIHFAAVGDLLLTAQSSDRPGRGLEALSDDIQSLFKSRDLVLANLECTLEGNEMVPTEPRVLTTPNQILSLGQSGIDCVSLGNNHTFDCYDQGFMRMREALSGMGIKWCGAGSNIQEAMEPVLYDIQGIRVAIMGVVDRSSGIDRFAGERNSGVTPLETEKVCRRIRKLKQTVDHVIIFPHWGMERFRIPSPTQMEQARAFADAGASLVLGHHPHVVQGMEMIGNVPVVYSLGNFMSSHVYWDSGDYLDWNSFERVGCIFMCEFSKDTLLNVEQIPVYDNGVRIEIDKTGWGKKCIAKVNRLLASGVTRNIYALEAFRVNKVLPIRSHLSRQALKKIRLRHFIKAWKKLVS from the coding sequence ATGGGAAGTAAAACGATACACTTTGCCGCAGTCGGGGATCTTTTGCTGACGGCCCAGTCCAGTGACCGTCCCGGGCGGGGACTCGAAGCGCTGTCGGATGACATTCAATCTCTTTTTAAATCACGTGATCTGGTTCTCGCAAATCTCGAATGTACCCTTGAAGGCAATGAAATGGTGCCCACAGAGCCCCGGGTACTGACAACTCCGAATCAAATTCTCTCTCTTGGACAGTCTGGAATTGACTGTGTTTCCCTGGGGAATAATCACACCTTTGACTGTTATGATCAAGGTTTCATGCGTATGAGGGAAGCACTGTCCGGCATGGGCATCAAATGGTGCGGGGCGGGATCCAACATTCAGGAGGCAATGGAACCGGTTCTGTACGATATCCAAGGCATAAGAGTAGCTATTATGGGAGTTGTGGACCGCTCCAGTGGCATCGACCGGTTTGCCGGGGAGCGCAATAGTGGCGTAACACCACTTGAGACTGAAAAAGTATGCCGCAGGATAAGAAAATTGAAACAGACGGTGGATCATGTCATTATTTTTCCCCATTGGGGCATGGAGCGGTTCCGGATACCTTCCCCGACCCAGATGGAGCAGGCCAGGGCTTTTGCCGATGCCGGTGCTTCATTGGTCCTTGGACATCACCCCCATGTGGTCCAGGGCATGGAGATGATCGGAAATGTGCCGGTAGTATATTCTTTAGGAAATTTTATGTCCAGCCATGTCTACTGGGACAGCGGGGATTATCTGGACTGGAATAGCTTTGAACGAGTTGGTTGTATATTCATGTGTGAATTCAGTAAAGACACCTTACTCAACGTGGAACAGATTCCTGTGTATGATAATGGCGTCCGTATTGAGATTGATAAAACCGGTTGGGGAAAAAAGTGTATTGCTAAAGTTAACCGTCTGCTGGCTTCAGGGGTAACACGGAATATCTATGCCCTTGAGGCATTTCGGGTGAATAAAGTTTTGCCGATACGGTCCCATTTAAGCCGGCAGGCTTTGAAAAAAATCCGGCTCAGACATTTTATCAAAGCCTGGAAAAAACTGGTGTCGTGA
- a CDS encoding VanZ family protein, translating into MEPLSQNSFRTHKNLLFGLGAGYTVLLIYASLMPFDFSLGSGWRTQYKFFWNYWPFSIGARISGSDVLSNLILYTPLGWMITVRLKLSNFNSAVALAASGIICSSISFFIEILQMATVSRVASGSDWLLNTISGISGSFFGLVIGKKEWISGIDWVKTSWIKNPEIIAALMIAGLMAADALSPFMPTILLKQVGRNLKQSLFSLNSGFAVHPWHWWLFKVGIAYLCLTLLFSSCLGNKSRFLRLIQSVLIAGLFCLVLEVGKVFIVSRYFNAANVVSGWMGCICALGIGLLFGKRKNIEKLNWGIGLLLLYIFYLAWTPFDFSRHSEQILARLPSPLKFLPLYDYAMGSSLNHARLFVQNIFLPAMLVYLLKIRLGWFKQKSSGIWKAAFFCAVLGLLQEGGQLFLASRYPSFTDIYCFAAGGCLGAAVGRCNANLKR; encoded by the coding sequence ATGGAGCCTTTATCTCAAAATAGCTTTAGGACCCATAAAAATCTGCTGTTTGGGCTTGGTGCAGGATATACCGTCCTGCTGATTTATGCCAGTCTTATGCCCTTTGATTTTTCGCTTGGAAGCGGCTGGCGTACTCAATATAAATTTTTCTGGAATTACTGGCCTTTCAGTATAGGAGCCAGAATCAGCGGCTCCGATGTGCTGAGTAATCTTATACTATATACGCCTTTGGGATGGATGATAACAGTCCGCCTCAAATTGTCAAATTTCAATTCAGCAGTTGCCCTGGCAGCGTCGGGCATTATCTGTTCCTCAATAAGCTTTTTTATAGAAATACTTCAAATGGCTACGGTTTCAAGGGTTGCCAGTGGTTCCGATTGGCTGTTAAATACCATCAGTGGAATATCGGGAAGTTTTTTCGGACTGGTTATTGGAAAAAAGGAGTGGATTTCCGGCATTGACTGGGTGAAAACCAGCTGGATTAAAAACCCTGAAATCATTGCAGCACTGATGATTGCGGGGCTGATGGCAGCAGATGCATTATCACCGTTCATGCCCACAATTCTTCTGAAACAGGTAGGACGAAATCTAAAACAATCCCTTTTTTCTCTGAATTCGGGATTTGCCGTTCATCCCTGGCACTGGTGGCTGTTTAAAGTCGGGATCGCTTATCTATGTTTGACGCTTCTTTTCAGTTCATGCCTGGGAAATAAATCACGTTTTTTAAGATTGATACAATCGGTTCTTATCGCAGGACTGTTTTGTCTTGTACTTGAAGTGGGTAAAGTCTTTATAGTGTCAAGGTACTTTAATGCGGCCAATGTGGTTTCAGGGTGGATGGGATGTATTTGTGCACTAGGAATAGGACTATTATTTGGAAAACGCAAAAATATTGAGAAGCTCAATTGGGGCATTGGTCTCTTACTTTTGTATATTTTTTATCTTGCATGGACCCCTTTTGATTTTAGCCGGCACAGTGAACAGATACTAGCCAGACTGCCATCTCCATTAAAGTTTTTGCCATTGTATGATTATGCTATGGGGTCAAGCCTGAACCATGCCAGGTTATTTGTTCAAAACATATTTCTACCGGCCATGTTGGTATATCTGTTAAAAATACGGTTGGGATGGTTTAAACAAAAAAGTTCAGGTATATGGAAAGCGGCTTTTTTTTGTGCTGTTCTCGGCCTACTCCAGGAAGGGGGGCAGCTTTTTTTAGCATCCCGGTACCCATCTTTTACAGACATATATTGCTTTGCCGCAGGGGGATGCCTTGGCGCTGCGGTTGGGCGTTGTAACGCTAATTTAAAAAGGTAA
- a CDS encoding M55 family metallopeptidase gives MKFIIAVDCEGPACVVGTPGKALSVSRDYAFACKEATLEVNAAARGLFDCGAQEVWVWDSHGQGLNLSIDQLDKRCKLILGKGFTRRFPGLDKRFSGVVMIGYHAMEGTQNAILAHTYSSESYKSIRANGRTVGEIALDGAVAGEFGVPVILVSSDDKGCREALTFMPWIETVITKQGMGRNCALSKHPHMVQEEIYSGICRAVTDIAQMKPLKFQSPIRLEIDFKAVFQTVKALIYRRRGWRPGGLKTIVKELGSMVEWNC, from the coding sequence ATGAAATTCATTATAGCTGTTGACTGTGAAGGGCCCGCCTGCGTTGTCGGCACCCCCGGTAAAGCCCTCAGCGTTTCCCGGGATTATGCGTTTGCCTGTAAGGAGGCCACCCTTGAAGTGAATGCCGCTGCCCGGGGACTGTTTGATTGTGGTGCCCAGGAGGTCTGGGTGTGGGACAGCCACGGTCAGGGGCTCAATCTATCCATCGATCAGCTGGATAAAAGATGCAAACTTATTTTGGGAAAAGGGTTTACCCGACGGTTTCCCGGACTGGATAAGCGGTTTTCCGGTGTTGTAATGATTGGTTATCATGCCATGGAAGGCACACAAAATGCCATACTGGCACATACATACAGTTCTGAGTCGTATAAAAGTATCCGGGCCAATGGGCGGACTGTTGGGGAGATTGCACTGGATGGGGCTGTGGCTGGGGAGTTCGGTGTGCCGGTAATCCTTGTTTCCAGCGACGATAAAGGATGCCGGGAGGCGTTAACCTTTATGCCGTGGATAGAAACAGTCATTACCAAACAGGGGATGGGAAGAAACTGCGCCCTGAGCAAGCACCCCCATATGGTTCAGGAAGAAATTTACTCAGGCATCTGCCGGGCAGTCACGGATATAGCGCAAATGAAACCACTGAAATTTCAGTCGCCGATTCGTTTGGAAATTGATTTTAAAGCCGTTTTCCAGACTGTTAAAGCATTGATCTACAGGCGCCGGGGATGGCGGCCTGGCGGCTTAAAAACAATAGTTAAAGAACTTGGCAGTATGGTTGAATGGAATTGTTAG
- a CDS encoding phenylacetate--CoA ligase family protein, translating to MKKLRQNRLNTLINTAYNHTPYWKDLMDSMQIRPEEINTLKDLQRFPLLEKNILREKREQMVWKEEGKRVQLVRTSGSTNEALEFYTSSSREAHINASRMRGHEWVGVRRGEKEMYYWGSPVELSKQDKIKHFRDFLVNDGLSNGFELDKDRVRQYVSQWMTWKPKCLFGYPSTFVLTVSMCRDMGINLSALKDCGLHVIITTSEMLSNEDRGLISDAFEVPVFDSYGLREGGLIGHECEQGTMHCMDEQVILETIDPETLAPTDGQGELVITNIVGKAFPVIRYRTGDIVTLSQKKCTCGRTLSSIEISGGRAVEFIVTKTGKWVVGYSFIYIARMVKGIVKFQVVQEKLGEIRIRLAVDTRFPEDGKDQVRELARIRLNSDDKILVEIVDDIKPAPSGKYRPVISKVAEQLYKERSFT from the coding sequence ATGAAGAAATTAAGGCAGAATCGATTAAATACCTTGATTAATACCGCCTATAACCATACTCCCTATTGGAAAGATCTCATGGATTCCATGCAGATCAGACCCGAAGAGATCAATACATTAAAAGATCTGCAGCGATTCCCATTATTGGAAAAAAATATCTTGCGTGAAAAACGAGAGCAGATGGTTTGGAAAGAAGAGGGAAAACGCGTGCAGTTGGTGCGAACCAGCGGGTCCACCAATGAGGCCCTGGAATTCTATACCTCATCCAGCAGGGAAGCCCACATCAATGCATCCAGGATGCGGGGGCATGAATGGGTTGGGGTCCGCAGGGGAGAAAAAGAGATGTATTACTGGGGCTCTCCTGTGGAATTAAGCAAACAGGACAAGATCAAGCATTTCAGAGATTTTCTTGTCAATGACGGGTTATCCAACGGGTTTGAGCTGGATAAGGACCGGGTTCGCCAATATGTCTCCCAGTGGATGACATGGAAACCCAAATGCCTGTTTGGATACCCTTCTACTTTTGTGCTGACGGTTTCCATGTGCCGTGACATGGGCATTAATCTTAGTGCGTTGAAAGATTGTGGTCTTCATGTAATTATTACCACTTCTGAAATGCTTTCCAATGAGGACCGCGGTCTTATCAGCGACGCGTTTGAGGTACCGGTATTTGACTCGTACGGGTTGCGGGAAGGCGGACTCATAGGGCACGAATGCGAACAGGGAACCATGCACTGCATGGATGAACAGGTGATCCTTGAAACAATTGATCCGGAAACCCTTGCACCCACCGATGGGCAGGGGGAACTGGTTATTACGAATATAGTAGGCAAAGCGTTTCCTGTAATCCGTTACAGGACCGGGGATATTGTCACGCTTTCACAAAAAAAATGCACCTGCGGCAGAACACTGTCCTCTATTGAAATCAGCGGCGGCAGGGCTGTGGAATTTATTGTAACCAAAACAGGGAAATGGGTGGTTGGTTACTCCTTCATATATATCGCCAGAATGGTAAAAGGCATCGTTAAATTCCAGGTTGTACAGGAAAAATTAGGTGAGATTAGAATCCGGCTTGCTGTGGACACAAGATTTCCTGAAGACGGTAAAGATCAAGTCAGAGAACTGGCGAGAATCCGCTTAAACAGTGATGACAAAATCCTTGTAGAAATAGTTGATGATATTAAACCTGCACCTTCGGGAAAATACCGACCGGTCATCAGTAAAGTGGCCGAACAACTTTATAAAGAACGATCTTTTACCTAA